From one Neovison vison isolate M4711 chromosome 1, ASM_NN_V1, whole genome shotgun sequence genomic stretch:
- the TRERF1 gene encoding transcriptional-regulating factor 1 isoform X3 encodes MGDQQLYKTNHVAHSGENLFYQQPPLGIHGGLNHNYGNTVTGPGLEAPQASPLSPHFPQDTRDGLGLPVGSKNLGQVDTSRQGGWGGHTGPGNHVQLRSNLTNSNMMWGTPAQPEPADGYQYTYSQASEIRTQKLTSGVLHKLDSFTQVFANQNLRIQVNNMAQVLHTQSAVMDGAPDSALRQLLSQKPMEPPAPALPARYQQVPQQAHPAFPGGLSKPALQVGPHAGQGHLYYDYQQPLAQMPVQGGQPLQAPPMLSQHMQQMQQQQYYPPQPQPQQAGQQPLSLQEMQQQQQQSRPQQQQQQQQQQLQLQQRQGPMQIPQYYQPQPVMQHLQEQPQQQPPQMHLQPPSYHRDAHQYGPEQAHAVQLIQLGSVPQYYYQEPQQPYGHHVCQQSHLPQHQQREDSQPKTYPSDRQAQAVLSSHGDLGPPDAGMGDPASSDLNRLGGALPHRPLLSPSGIHLNNMGPQHQQLSPSALWPQMHLPDGRAQPGSPESSGQPKGVFGEQFDAKNKLTCSICLKEFKSLPALNGHMRSHGGMRASPNLKQEEGEKALPPQPQPQPPLPPPPPPPPQLPPEAESLTPMVMPVSVPVKLLPPKPGSQGFANSIVAAPSTRDKPASSMSDDEMPVLELPKKHQPAVAKAEEPLKSLPDKKKFRHRPEPLFIPPPPSYTTNSAAASSYSGATLYQSQLRSPRILGDHLLLDPAHELPPYTPPPMLSPVRQGSGLFSNVLIAGHGPGAHPQLPLTPLTPTPRVLLCRSNSIDGSNVTVTPGPGEQTIDVEPRINIGLRFQAEIPELQDVSALAQDTHKATLVWKPWPELENHDLQQRVENLLNLCCSSALPGGGTNSEFALHSLFEAKGDVMVALEMLLLRKPVRLKCHPLANYHYAGSDKWTSLERKLFNKALATYSKDFIFVQKMVKSKTVAQCVEYYYTWKKIMRLGRKHRTRLAEIDDSVTSEEEEELEEEEEDPEEDRKSTREEESEVPKSPEPPPGPTLAPAEGPPLQALSQPSGSFICEMPNCGADCRCHVTPFLPQVFSSRQALNGHARIHGGTNQVTKARGAIPSGKQKPGSAQSGYCSVKSSPSHSTTSGETDPTTIFPCKECGKVFFKIKSRNAHMKTHRQQEEQQRQKAQKAAFAAEMAATIERTTGPAGAPGLLPLDQLSLIKPIKDVDILDGDVVQQLGGVMEEAEVVDTDLLLDDQDSVLLQGDAEL; translated from the exons ATGGGGGATCAGCAACTCTACAAGACCAATCACGTGGCCCACAGTGGTGAGAACCTTTTCTACCAACAGCCACCGCTTGGCATCCATGGTGGGCTGAACCACAACTATGGGAATACAGTCACAGGGCCTGGATTGGAGGCCCCTCAGGCATCGCCCCTCTCCCCTCACTTCCCTCAAGATACTCGGGATGGTCTAGGCTTGCCTGTTGGTTCCAAAAACCTAGGCCAAGTGGATACCTCgaggcagggagggtggggaggtcaCACTGGGCCTGGCAACCACGTCCAGCTACGCAGCAACCTGACCAACTCAAACATGATGTGGGGGACCCCGGCCCAGCCTGAGCCCGCCGATGGCTACCAGTATACCTACTCCCAGGCCAGTGAGATCCGCACCCAGAAACTCACCAGCGGTGTCCTGCACAAGCTAGACTCCTTCACCCAGGTGTTCGCCAACCAAAACCTGCGAATTCAGGTCAACAATATGGCCCAGGTGCTGCACACCCAGTCGGCAGTGATGGACGGGGCCCCTGACAGTGCCCTCCGCCAGTTGTTGTCCCAGAAGCCCATGGAGCCCCCGGCGCCGGCTCTTCCTGCTCGCTACCAGCAGGTGCCCCAGCAGGCTCACCCCGCTTTCCCCGGTGGCCTGTCCAAACCAGCCCTGCAGGTGGGGCCACACGCCGGCCAGGGGCACCTGTACTATGACTACCAGCAGCCGCTGGCCCAGATGCCGGTGCAGGGAGGACAGCCGCTGCAGGCCCCCCCGATGCTGTCCCAGCACATGCAGCAGATGCAGCAGCAGCAGTATTACccgccgcagccgcagccgcagcAGGCTGGGCAGCAGCCTCTATCCCTGCAGGAAatgcagcaacagcagcagcagagccgcccgcagcagcagcagcagcagcagcaacagcagctgcAGCTGCAGCAACGGCAGGGTCCGATGCAGATACCTCAGTATTACCAGCCCCAGCCCGTGATGCAGCACTTGCAAGAACAGCCGCAGCAACAGCCGCCGCAGATGCACCTGCAGCCCCCCTCTTACCACAGGGACGCCCACCAGTACGGCCCGGAGCAGGCACACGCCGTCCAGCTGATCCAGCTGGGCTCCGTACCCCAGTACTACTACCAGGAGCCCCAGCAGCCCTACGGCCACCACGTCTGCCAGCAGAGCCACCTGCCCCAGCACCAGCAGCGCGAGGACAGTCAGCCCAAGACGTACCCGAGCGATAGGCAGGCCCAGGCCGTGCTGAGCTCCCACGGCGACCTGGGGCCTCCCGACGCAGGAATGGGAGACCCGGCAAGCTCGGACCTGAACCGGCTCGGCGGGGCCCTCCCCCACCGGCCGCTGCTGTCCCCCAGCGGGATCCACCTCAACAACATGGGGCCTCAGCACCAGCAGCTGTCTCCCAGTGCCCTGTGGCCCCAG ATGCACCTACCTGATGGCAGAGCCCAGCCAGGGTCCCCGGAGTCAAG TGGCCAACCAAAAGGAGTGTTTGGGGAGCAGTTTGATGCCAAGAACAAATTGACGTGCTCCATCTGCCTGAAGGAATTCAAGAGCCTACCTGCCCTGAACGGCCACATGCGGTCCCATGGGGGAATGAGAGCCTCCCCCAACCTCAAACAG gaggaaggagagaaggcccTGCCGCCTCAGCCTCAGCCCCAGCCGCCACTGCCACCTCCGCCTCCGCCGCCACCGCAGCTCCCTCCCGAGGCAGAAAGCCTCACGCCTATGGTCATGCCCGTGTCTGTCCCTGTCAAGCTTCTCCCGCCCAAGCCAGGCTCTCAGGGCTTCGCCAACAGCATCGTTGCCGCCCCCTCCACCAGAGACAAGCCAGCCAGCTCGATGTCGGACGACGAGATGCCCGTGCTC GAACTCCCCAAGAAGCATCAGCCGGCCGTGGCCAAAGCCGAGGAGCCCCTCAAGAGCTTGCCGGACAAGAAAAAGTTCCGGCACCGGCCGGAGCCGCTGTTCATCCCGCCACCGCCCTCCTACACCACCAactccgccgccgcctcctcgtACTCGGGCGCCACTCTGTACCAGAGCCAGCTGCGCTCCCCCCGCATCCTCGGGGACCACCTGCTGCTGGACCCCGCCCACGAGCTGCCCCCCTACACGCCCCCGCCCATGCTGAGCCCGGTGCGCCAGGGCTCGGGCCTCTTCAGCAACGTCCTCATCGCGGGCCACGGCCCTGGCGCGCACCCGCAGCTGCCCCTCACGCCCCTGACGCCCACGCCGCGGGTGCTGCTGTGCCGCTCCA ACAGCATTGATGGCAGCAACGTGACAGTCACCCCAGGGCCTGGAGAGCAGACCATTGATGTTGAACC ACGCATCAACATTGGCTtgaggttccaagcagagatcccaGAACTTCAGGAtgtctctgccttggctcaggacACACACAAAGCCACACTAGTATGGAAGCCCTGGCCAGAGCTGGAAAACCATGACCTCCAGCAAAGAG TGGAGAATCTCCTGAATTTGTGCTGTTCAAGTGCGTTGCCTGGTGGAGGGACCAATTCTGAATTTGCTTTGCACTCTCTTTTCGAGGCCAAAGGTGATGTGATG GTTGCTCTGGAAATGCTGCTGCTGAGGAAGCCAGTCAGGTTAAAATGTCATCCGTTAGCAAATTACCACTATGCCG GTTCGGACAAGTGGACCTCCCTAGAAAGAAAACTGTTCAATAAAGCACTAGCCACTTAcagcaaagattttatttttgtacagaaGATG GTGAAGTCTAAGACGGTGGCTCAGTGTGTGGAGTACTACTACACCTGGAAAAAGATCATGCGCTTGGGGCGGAAGCACCGGACACGCCTCGCAGAAATTGATGATTCTGTG ACGAGTGAAGAAGAAGAGGAgttagaggaggaggaggaggacccgGAAGAAGATAGGAAATCAACAAGAGAAGAGGAGAGTGAGGTGCCCAAGTCACCCGAGCCACCGCCAGGCCCCACACTGGCTCCCGCGGAGGGGCCACCCCTGCAGGCCCTCAGCCAGCCATCCGGCTCCTTCATCTGTGAGATGCCCAACTGCGGGGCT gaCTGTAGATGTCATGTCACTCCCTTTCTTCCCCAGGTGTTCAGCTCCCGACAGGCACTGAATGGCCACGCCCGCATCCATGGTGGCACCAACCAAGTGACTAAAGCCCGGGGGGCCATCCCCTCTGGGAAGCAGAAACCAGGCAGTGCCCAGAGTGGGTACTGCTCAGTGAAGAGCTCCCCCTCTCACAGCACCACCAGCGGCGAGACAGACCCCACCACCATCTTCCCCTGCAAGGAGTGTGGCAA agtcttcttcaagatcaaaagccgaAATGCGCACATGAAAACGCACAGgcagcaggaggaacagcagaggcAAAAGGCTCAGAAGGCAGCTTTTGCCGCCGAAATGGCCGCCACCATCGAGAGGACTACGGGGCCCGCAGGGGCGCCGGGGCTGCTGCCCCTGGACCAGCTGAGCCTGATCAAACCCATCAAGGACGTGGACATCCTCGATGGCGACGTGGTCCAGCAGTTGGGAGGCGTCATGGAAGAGGCCGAGGTCGTGGACACAGATCTCCTCTTGGACGACCAAGATTCGGTTTTACTTCAGGGTGATGCCGAACTATAA
- the TRERF1 gene encoding transcriptional-regulating factor 1 isoform X6: MGDQQLYKTNHVAHSGENLFYQQPPLGIHGGLNHNYGNTVTGPGLEAPQASPLSPHFPQDTRDGLGLPVGSKNLGQVDTSRQGGWGGHTGPGNHVQLRSNLTNSNMMWGTPAQPEPADGYQYTYSQASEIRTQKLTSGVLHKLDSFTQVFANQNLRIQVNNMAQVLHTQSAVMDGAPDSALRQLLSQKPMEPPAPALPARYQQVPQQAHPAFPGGLSKPALQVGPHAGQGHLYYDYQQPLAQMPVQGGQPLQAPPMLSQHMQQMQQQQYYPPQPQPQQAGQQPLSLQEMQQQQQQSRPQQQQQQQQQQLQLQQRQGPMQIPQYYQPQPVMQHLQEQPQQQPPQMHLQPPSYHRDAHQYGPEQAHAVQLIQLGSVPQYYYQEPQQPYGHHVCQQSHLPQHQQREDSQPKTYPSDRQAQAVLSSHGDLGPPDAGMGDPASSDLNRLGGALPHRPLLSPSGIHLNNMGPQHQQLSPSALWPQMHLPDGRAQPGSPESSGQPKGVFGEQFDAKNKLTCSICLKEFKSLPALNGHMRSHGGMRASPNLKQELPKKHQPAVAKAEEPLKSLPDKKKFRHRPEPLFIPPPPSYTTNSAAASSYSGATLYQSQLRSPRILGDHLLLDPAHELPPYTPPPMLSPVRQGSGLFSNVLIAGHGPGAHPQLPLTPLTPTPRVLLCRSNSIDGSNVTVTPGPGEQTIDVEPRINIGLRFQAEIPELQDVSALAQDTHKATLVWKPWPELENHDLQQRVENLLNLCCSSALPGGGTNSEFALHSLFEAKGDVMVALEMLLLRKPVRLKCHPLANYHYAGSDKWTSLERKLFNKALATYSKDFIFVQKMVKSKTVAQCVEYYYTWKKIMRLGRKHRTRLAEIDDSVTSEEEEELEEEEEDPEEDRKSTREEESEVPKSPEPPPGPTLAPAEGPPLQALSQPSGSFICEMPNCGAVFSSRQALNGHARIHGGTNQVTKARGAIPSGKQKPGSAQSGYCSVKSSPSHSTTSGETDPTTIFPCKECGKVFFKIKSRNAHMKTHRQQEEQQRQKAQKAAFAAEMAATIERTTGPAGAPGLLPLDQLSLIKPIKDVDILDGDVVQQLGGVMEEAEVVDTDLLLDDQDSVLLQGDAEL, translated from the exons ATGGGGGATCAGCAACTCTACAAGACCAATCACGTGGCCCACAGTGGTGAGAACCTTTTCTACCAACAGCCACCGCTTGGCATCCATGGTGGGCTGAACCACAACTATGGGAATACAGTCACAGGGCCTGGATTGGAGGCCCCTCAGGCATCGCCCCTCTCCCCTCACTTCCCTCAAGATACTCGGGATGGTCTAGGCTTGCCTGTTGGTTCCAAAAACCTAGGCCAAGTGGATACCTCgaggcagggagggtggggaggtcaCACTGGGCCTGGCAACCACGTCCAGCTACGCAGCAACCTGACCAACTCAAACATGATGTGGGGGACCCCGGCCCAGCCTGAGCCCGCCGATGGCTACCAGTATACCTACTCCCAGGCCAGTGAGATCCGCACCCAGAAACTCACCAGCGGTGTCCTGCACAAGCTAGACTCCTTCACCCAGGTGTTCGCCAACCAAAACCTGCGAATTCAGGTCAACAATATGGCCCAGGTGCTGCACACCCAGTCGGCAGTGATGGACGGGGCCCCTGACAGTGCCCTCCGCCAGTTGTTGTCCCAGAAGCCCATGGAGCCCCCGGCGCCGGCTCTTCCTGCTCGCTACCAGCAGGTGCCCCAGCAGGCTCACCCCGCTTTCCCCGGTGGCCTGTCCAAACCAGCCCTGCAGGTGGGGCCACACGCCGGCCAGGGGCACCTGTACTATGACTACCAGCAGCCGCTGGCCCAGATGCCGGTGCAGGGAGGACAGCCGCTGCAGGCCCCCCCGATGCTGTCCCAGCACATGCAGCAGATGCAGCAGCAGCAGTATTACccgccgcagccgcagccgcagcAGGCTGGGCAGCAGCCTCTATCCCTGCAGGAAatgcagcaacagcagcagcagagccgcccgcagcagcagcagcagcagcagcaacagcagctgcAGCTGCAGCAACGGCAGGGTCCGATGCAGATACCTCAGTATTACCAGCCCCAGCCCGTGATGCAGCACTTGCAAGAACAGCCGCAGCAACAGCCGCCGCAGATGCACCTGCAGCCCCCCTCTTACCACAGGGACGCCCACCAGTACGGCCCGGAGCAGGCACACGCCGTCCAGCTGATCCAGCTGGGCTCCGTACCCCAGTACTACTACCAGGAGCCCCAGCAGCCCTACGGCCACCACGTCTGCCAGCAGAGCCACCTGCCCCAGCACCAGCAGCGCGAGGACAGTCAGCCCAAGACGTACCCGAGCGATAGGCAGGCCCAGGCCGTGCTGAGCTCCCACGGCGACCTGGGGCCTCCCGACGCAGGAATGGGAGACCCGGCAAGCTCGGACCTGAACCGGCTCGGCGGGGCCCTCCCCCACCGGCCGCTGCTGTCCCCCAGCGGGATCCACCTCAACAACATGGGGCCTCAGCACCAGCAGCTGTCTCCCAGTGCCCTGTGGCCCCAG ATGCACCTACCTGATGGCAGAGCCCAGCCAGGGTCCCCGGAGTCAAG TGGCCAACCAAAAGGAGTGTTTGGGGAGCAGTTTGATGCCAAGAACAAATTGACGTGCTCCATCTGCCTGAAGGAATTCAAGAGCCTACCTGCCCTGAACGGCCACATGCGGTCCCATGGGGGAATGAGAGCCTCCCCCAACCTCAAACAG GAACTCCCCAAGAAGCATCAGCCGGCCGTGGCCAAAGCCGAGGAGCCCCTCAAGAGCTTGCCGGACAAGAAAAAGTTCCGGCACCGGCCGGAGCCGCTGTTCATCCCGCCACCGCCCTCCTACACCACCAactccgccgccgcctcctcgtACTCGGGCGCCACTCTGTACCAGAGCCAGCTGCGCTCCCCCCGCATCCTCGGGGACCACCTGCTGCTGGACCCCGCCCACGAGCTGCCCCCCTACACGCCCCCGCCCATGCTGAGCCCGGTGCGCCAGGGCTCGGGCCTCTTCAGCAACGTCCTCATCGCGGGCCACGGCCCTGGCGCGCACCCGCAGCTGCCCCTCACGCCCCTGACGCCCACGCCGCGGGTGCTGCTGTGCCGCTCCA ACAGCATTGATGGCAGCAACGTGACAGTCACCCCAGGGCCTGGAGAGCAGACCATTGATGTTGAACC ACGCATCAACATTGGCTtgaggttccaagcagagatcccaGAACTTCAGGAtgtctctgccttggctcaggacACACACAAAGCCACACTAGTATGGAAGCCCTGGCCAGAGCTGGAAAACCATGACCTCCAGCAAAGAG TGGAGAATCTCCTGAATTTGTGCTGTTCAAGTGCGTTGCCTGGTGGAGGGACCAATTCTGAATTTGCTTTGCACTCTCTTTTCGAGGCCAAAGGTGATGTGATG GTTGCTCTGGAAATGCTGCTGCTGAGGAAGCCAGTCAGGTTAAAATGTCATCCGTTAGCAAATTACCACTATGCCG GTTCGGACAAGTGGACCTCCCTAGAAAGAAAACTGTTCAATAAAGCACTAGCCACTTAcagcaaagattttatttttgtacagaaGATG GTGAAGTCTAAGACGGTGGCTCAGTGTGTGGAGTACTACTACACCTGGAAAAAGATCATGCGCTTGGGGCGGAAGCACCGGACACGCCTCGCAGAAATTGATGATTCTGTG ACGAGTGAAGAAGAAGAGGAgttagaggaggaggaggaggacccgGAAGAAGATAGGAAATCAACAAGAGAAGAGGAGAGTGAGGTGCCCAAGTCACCCGAGCCACCGCCAGGCCCCACACTGGCTCCCGCGGAGGGGCCACCCCTGCAGGCCCTCAGCCAGCCATCCGGCTCCTTCATCTGTGAGATGCCCAACTGCGGGGCT GTGTTCAGCTCCCGACAGGCACTGAATGGCCACGCCCGCATCCATGGTGGCACCAACCAAGTGACTAAAGCCCGGGGGGCCATCCCCTCTGGGAAGCAGAAACCAGGCAGTGCCCAGAGTGGGTACTGCTCAGTGAAGAGCTCCCCCTCTCACAGCACCACCAGCGGCGAGACAGACCCCACCACCATCTTCCCCTGCAAGGAGTGTGGCAA agtcttcttcaagatcaaaagccgaAATGCGCACATGAAAACGCACAGgcagcaggaggaacagcagaggcAAAAGGCTCAGAAGGCAGCTTTTGCCGCCGAAATGGCCGCCACCATCGAGAGGACTACGGGGCCCGCAGGGGCGCCGGGGCTGCTGCCCCTGGACCAGCTGAGCCTGATCAAACCCATCAAGGACGTGGACATCCTCGATGGCGACGTGGTCCAGCAGTTGGGAGGCGTCATGGAAGAGGCCGAGGTCGTGGACACAGATCTCCTCTTGGACGACCAAGATTCGGTTTTACTTCAGGGTGATGCCGAACTATAA
- the TRERF1 gene encoding transcriptional-regulating factor 1 isoform X5, with protein MGDQQLYKTNHVAHSGENLFYQQPPLGIHGGLNHNYGNTVTGPGLEAPQASPLSPHFPQDTRDGLGLPVGSKNLGQVDTSRQGGWGGHTGPGNHVQLRSNLTNSNMMWGTPAQPEPADGYQYTYSQASEIRTQKLTSGVLHKLDSFTQVFANQNLRIQVNNMAQVLHTQSAVMDGAPDSALRQLLSQKPMEPPAPALPARYQQVPQQAHPAFPGGLSKPALQVGPHAGQGHLYYDYQQPLAQMPVQGGQPLQAPPMLSQHMQQMQQQQYYPPQPQPQQAGQQPLSLQEMQQQQQQSRPQQQQQQQQQQLQLQQRQGPMQIPQYYQPQPVMQHLQEQPQQQPPQMHLQPPSYHRDAHQYGPEQAHAVQLIQLGSVPQYYYQEPQQPYGHHVCQQSHLPQHQQREDSQPKTYPSDRQAQAVLSSHGDLGPPDAGMGDPASSDLNRLGGALPHRPLLSPSGIHLNNMGPQHQQLSPSALWPQMHLPDGRAQPGSPESSGQPKGVFGEQFDAKNKLTCSICLKEFKSLPALNGHMRSHGGMRASPNLKQELPKKHQPAVAKAEEPLKSLPDKKKFRHRPEPLFIPPPPSYTTNSAAASSYSGATLYQSQLRSPRILGDHLLLDPAHELPPYTPPPMLSPVRQGSGLFSNVLIAGHGPGAHPQLPLTPLTPTPRVLLCRSNSIDGSNVTVTPGPGEQTIDVEPRINIGLRFQAEIPELQDVSALAQDTHKATLVWKPWPELENHDLQQRVENLLNLCCSSALPGGGTNSEFALHSLFEAKGDVMVALEMLLLRKPVRLKCHPLANYHYAGSDKWTSLERKLFNKALATYSKDFIFVQKMVKSKTVAQCVEYYYTWKKIMRLGRKHRTRLAEIDDSVTSEEEEELEEEEEDPEEDRKSTREEESEVPKSPEPPPGPTLAPAEGPPLQALSQPSGSFICEMPNCGADCRCHVTPFLPQVFSSRQALNGHARIHGGTNQVTKARGAIPSGKQKPGSAQSGYCSVKSSPSHSTTSGETDPTTIFPCKECGKVFFKIKSRNAHMKTHRQQEEQQRQKAQKAAFAAEMAATIERTTGPAGAPGLLPLDQLSLIKPIKDVDILDGDVVQQLGGVMEEAEVVDTDLLLDDQDSVLLQGDAEL; from the exons ATGGGGGATCAGCAACTCTACAAGACCAATCACGTGGCCCACAGTGGTGAGAACCTTTTCTACCAACAGCCACCGCTTGGCATCCATGGTGGGCTGAACCACAACTATGGGAATACAGTCACAGGGCCTGGATTGGAGGCCCCTCAGGCATCGCCCCTCTCCCCTCACTTCCCTCAAGATACTCGGGATGGTCTAGGCTTGCCTGTTGGTTCCAAAAACCTAGGCCAAGTGGATACCTCgaggcagggagggtggggaggtcaCACTGGGCCTGGCAACCACGTCCAGCTACGCAGCAACCTGACCAACTCAAACATGATGTGGGGGACCCCGGCCCAGCCTGAGCCCGCCGATGGCTACCAGTATACCTACTCCCAGGCCAGTGAGATCCGCACCCAGAAACTCACCAGCGGTGTCCTGCACAAGCTAGACTCCTTCACCCAGGTGTTCGCCAACCAAAACCTGCGAATTCAGGTCAACAATATGGCCCAGGTGCTGCACACCCAGTCGGCAGTGATGGACGGGGCCCCTGACAGTGCCCTCCGCCAGTTGTTGTCCCAGAAGCCCATGGAGCCCCCGGCGCCGGCTCTTCCTGCTCGCTACCAGCAGGTGCCCCAGCAGGCTCACCCCGCTTTCCCCGGTGGCCTGTCCAAACCAGCCCTGCAGGTGGGGCCACACGCCGGCCAGGGGCACCTGTACTATGACTACCAGCAGCCGCTGGCCCAGATGCCGGTGCAGGGAGGACAGCCGCTGCAGGCCCCCCCGATGCTGTCCCAGCACATGCAGCAGATGCAGCAGCAGCAGTATTACccgccgcagccgcagccgcagcAGGCTGGGCAGCAGCCTCTATCCCTGCAGGAAatgcagcaacagcagcagcagagccgcccgcagcagcagcagcagcagcagcaacagcagctgcAGCTGCAGCAACGGCAGGGTCCGATGCAGATACCTCAGTATTACCAGCCCCAGCCCGTGATGCAGCACTTGCAAGAACAGCCGCAGCAACAGCCGCCGCAGATGCACCTGCAGCCCCCCTCTTACCACAGGGACGCCCACCAGTACGGCCCGGAGCAGGCACACGCCGTCCAGCTGATCCAGCTGGGCTCCGTACCCCAGTACTACTACCAGGAGCCCCAGCAGCCCTACGGCCACCACGTCTGCCAGCAGAGCCACCTGCCCCAGCACCAGCAGCGCGAGGACAGTCAGCCCAAGACGTACCCGAGCGATAGGCAGGCCCAGGCCGTGCTGAGCTCCCACGGCGACCTGGGGCCTCCCGACGCAGGAATGGGAGACCCGGCAAGCTCGGACCTGAACCGGCTCGGCGGGGCCCTCCCCCACCGGCCGCTGCTGTCCCCCAGCGGGATCCACCTCAACAACATGGGGCCTCAGCACCAGCAGCTGTCTCCCAGTGCCCTGTGGCCCCAG ATGCACCTACCTGATGGCAGAGCCCAGCCAGGGTCCCCGGAGTCAAG TGGCCAACCAAAAGGAGTGTTTGGGGAGCAGTTTGATGCCAAGAACAAATTGACGTGCTCCATCTGCCTGAAGGAATTCAAGAGCCTACCTGCCCTGAACGGCCACATGCGGTCCCATGGGGGAATGAGAGCCTCCCCCAACCTCAAACAG GAACTCCCCAAGAAGCATCAGCCGGCCGTGGCCAAAGCCGAGGAGCCCCTCAAGAGCTTGCCGGACAAGAAAAAGTTCCGGCACCGGCCGGAGCCGCTGTTCATCCCGCCACCGCCCTCCTACACCACCAactccgccgccgcctcctcgtACTCGGGCGCCACTCTGTACCAGAGCCAGCTGCGCTCCCCCCGCATCCTCGGGGACCACCTGCTGCTGGACCCCGCCCACGAGCTGCCCCCCTACACGCCCCCGCCCATGCTGAGCCCGGTGCGCCAGGGCTCGGGCCTCTTCAGCAACGTCCTCATCGCGGGCCACGGCCCTGGCGCGCACCCGCAGCTGCCCCTCACGCCCCTGACGCCCACGCCGCGGGTGCTGCTGTGCCGCTCCA ACAGCATTGATGGCAGCAACGTGACAGTCACCCCAGGGCCTGGAGAGCAGACCATTGATGTTGAACC ACGCATCAACATTGGCTtgaggttccaagcagagatcccaGAACTTCAGGAtgtctctgccttggctcaggacACACACAAAGCCACACTAGTATGGAAGCCCTGGCCAGAGCTGGAAAACCATGACCTCCAGCAAAGAG TGGAGAATCTCCTGAATTTGTGCTGTTCAAGTGCGTTGCCTGGTGGAGGGACCAATTCTGAATTTGCTTTGCACTCTCTTTTCGAGGCCAAAGGTGATGTGATG GTTGCTCTGGAAATGCTGCTGCTGAGGAAGCCAGTCAGGTTAAAATGTCATCCGTTAGCAAATTACCACTATGCCG GTTCGGACAAGTGGACCTCCCTAGAAAGAAAACTGTTCAATAAAGCACTAGCCACTTAcagcaaagattttatttttgtacagaaGATG GTGAAGTCTAAGACGGTGGCTCAGTGTGTGGAGTACTACTACACCTGGAAAAAGATCATGCGCTTGGGGCGGAAGCACCGGACACGCCTCGCAGAAATTGATGATTCTGTG ACGAGTGAAGAAGAAGAGGAgttagaggaggaggaggaggacccgGAAGAAGATAGGAAATCAACAAGAGAAGAGGAGAGTGAGGTGCCCAAGTCACCCGAGCCACCGCCAGGCCCCACACTGGCTCCCGCGGAGGGGCCACCCCTGCAGGCCCTCAGCCAGCCATCCGGCTCCTTCATCTGTGAGATGCCCAACTGCGGGGCT gaCTGTAGATGTCATGTCACTCCCTTTCTTCCCCAGGTGTTCAGCTCCCGACAGGCACTGAATGGCCACGCCCGCATCCATGGTGGCACCAACCAAGTGACTAAAGCCCGGGGGGCCATCCCCTCTGGGAAGCAGAAACCAGGCAGTGCCCAGAGTGGGTACTGCTCAGTGAAGAGCTCCCCCTCTCACAGCACCACCAGCGGCGAGACAGACCCCACCACCATCTTCCCCTGCAAGGAGTGTGGCAA agtcttcttcaagatcaaaagccgaAATGCGCACATGAAAACGCACAGgcagcaggaggaacagcagaggcAAAAGGCTCAGAAGGCAGCTTTTGCCGCCGAAATGGCCGCCACCATCGAGAGGACTACGGGGCCCGCAGGGGCGCCGGGGCTGCTGCCCCTGGACCAGCTGAGCCTGATCAAACCCATCAAGGACGTGGACATCCTCGATGGCGACGTGGTCCAGCAGTTGGGAGGCGTCATGGAAGAGGCCGAGGTCGTGGACACAGATCTCCTCTTGGACGACCAAGATTCGGTTTTACTTCAGGGTGATGCCGAACTATAA